The Rhodocytophaga rosea genome has a segment encoding these proteins:
- a CDS encoding response regulator, whose protein sequence is MPKFGSILIVDDDYASNYLTEMILQDLQITEHIYLARNGKEALDLIKDYCQYDQQPASKPCPQLIFLDINMPVMDGFEFLEEFEKIEHIKKNPIPIFLLTTSTNVRDIEKAKRYQVSAYIEKPLTEEKIVKIMDTISI, encoded by the coding sequence ATGCCGAAGTTTGGAAGTATATTAATTGTAGATGATGATTATGCCAGCAATTATCTTACAGAAATGATATTGCAGGATTTACAAATAACTGAACATATTTATCTGGCCAGAAATGGAAAAGAAGCACTGGATTTAATCAAAGATTATTGCCAGTACGACCAGCAGCCTGCCTCCAAACCCTGTCCACAACTGATTTTTTTAGATATCAACATGCCAGTTATGGATGGCTTCGAGTTTCTGGAGGAATTTGAAAAAATTGAGCATATTAAGAAAAATCCAATTCCCATATTTCTGCTTACAACTTCTACTAATGTGAGGGACATTGAAAAAGCCAAACGTTACCAGGTAAGTGCCTACATTGAAAAACCGCTTACAGAAGAAAAGATCGTAAAAATTATGGATACTATCTCAATTTAA
- a CDS encoding sodium/sugar symporter, with product MGLQTLDYVIFFVYFCIVAGYGYWIYQRKKSKETSSTDFFLAEGSLTWWAIGASLIASNISAEQFIGMSGNGFSMGLAISTYEWMAAATLIIVAVFFMPIYLKNRIFTMPQFLRQRYNETVAMIMAIFWLFLYILVNLTSILFLGALAVSTISGVDFWFCMIGLAVFAIIITLGGMKVIGYTDVIQVFFLILGGLATTYLALNKVSEHFGSEGLSRGFELMFSQSSDHFHMIFPQGHPFYSSLPGLTILIGGMWIVNLNYWGCNQYITQRALGADLPTARNGILFAAFLKLLMPVIVVLPGIAAYTLWKEGLFQQEMLTNGELNQDRAYPVLLNLLPEGLKGLSFAALTAAVVASLAGKANSISTIFTLDIYQKYISKNASESQLVWTGRLVVVVSMVLAIVLSPYMGIDKKGGFQFIQEMTGLVSPGVFAAFIMGFFWKRTNSAGAMFAIVGGFLLSLFFKFVLPEIVNLAPLASYGFAFQNAEGVYEIPFLDTMGFVFLICVVVMVALGLSDSKTTTNPKGLRIDASMFRTHSGFTIGALVIGCVIVTLYAVFW from the coding sequence ATGGGACTACAAACCTTAGACTATGTTATCTTTTTTGTGTACTTCTGTATTGTGGCCGGATACGGATATTGGATTTATCAACGAAAAAAATCTAAAGAAACCAGTTCCACCGATTTCTTCTTAGCTGAGGGTTCGCTTACCTGGTGGGCTATTGGCGCATCGCTCATCGCTTCAAATATTTCTGCTGAACAGTTTATCGGAATGTCAGGTAACGGCTTTTCAATGGGTTTGGCTATATCTACGTATGAATGGATGGCGGCTGCTACACTAATAATTGTAGCAGTTTTTTTTATGCCTATCTACCTTAAGAACAGGATTTTTACCATGCCACAGTTCTTACGGCAACGTTATAACGAAACTGTAGCGATGATTATGGCTATCTTCTGGCTATTCCTCTACATTCTGGTAAACCTGACATCTATTTTATTCCTGGGTGCGCTAGCCGTATCTACCATATCAGGGGTTGATTTCTGGTTTTGTATGATTGGATTAGCTGTTTTTGCCATCATCATTACACTTGGAGGTATGAAAGTAATTGGGTACACAGATGTAATTCAAGTATTCTTTCTTATACTGGGCGGATTAGCCACTACATACTTAGCTTTAAATAAAGTTTCTGAACACTTCGGAAGTGAGGGTCTTAGCCGGGGCTTTGAATTAATGTTTTCCCAATCATCTGATCATTTCCATATGATTTTCCCGCAAGGGCATCCTTTTTATTCCTCTTTGCCAGGGCTTACTATTTTAATTGGAGGTATGTGGATTGTTAACCTTAATTACTGGGGCTGTAATCAGTACATTACCCAGCGGGCATTAGGTGCTGATCTGCCCACCGCCCGGAATGGAATCTTGTTTGCTGCATTTTTGAAACTGCTTATGCCAGTAATTGTGGTGTTGCCAGGTATTGCTGCCTATACTTTGTGGAAAGAAGGACTATTTCAGCAGGAAATGCTGACTAATGGTGAATTAAATCAGGACCGGGCTTATCCGGTGCTCCTTAATTTACTACCAGAGGGATTAAAAGGGCTTTCATTTGCAGCACTCACAGCGGCAGTAGTTGCTTCTTTAGCAGGCAAGGCCAATTCAATTTCTACGATTTTTACCCTGGATATTTACCAAAAATATATATCGAAAAATGCCTCCGAATCACAACTGGTATGGACCGGACGATTGGTGGTAGTAGTATCTATGGTTTTGGCTATCGTTTTATCACCTTATATGGGCATCGATAAAAAAGGGGGATTCCAGTTTATACAAGAGATGACCGGCCTTGTTTCACCAGGCGTATTTGCGGCTTTTATTATGGGATTTTTCTGGAAACGTACCAATTCAGCAGGGGCTATGTTTGCCATTGTGGGTGGCTTTTTATTGTCCTTGTTCTTTAAATTTGTGTTACCTGAAATAGTTAATCTGGCTCCGCTGGCTTCTTACGGTTTTGCTTTCCAAAATGCAGAAGGTGTGTATGAAATCCCTTTTCTGGACACAATGGGTTTTGTATTTCTTATTTGTGTAGTAGTTATGGTCGCCTTAGGTTTATCTGATTCGAAAACAACCACTAACCCGAAAGGACTCCGTATTGATGCGTCTATGTTCCGTACCCATTCTGGCTTTACTATAGGAGCACTTGTAATTGGTTGTGTTATAGTTACGTTATACGCTGTATTCTGGTAA
- a CDS encoding lycopene cyclase family protein — protein sequence MEKFDFIIAGAGCAGLSLAYHLSQSPLQHKSILLIDKAPKTQNDRTWCFWENKPNPFEDLVYRQWPVVDFYGTDFHATLPLEPYQYKMIRGIDFYQYVQQHLQPYTTIKFVYGNILAIYDESKGAAVNVDGKIYEADFVFSSLYNWQNQPKKAGNHYLLQHFKGWEVQTETDFFDPAKATLMDFRIEQEKETRFFYVLPLDKRRALIEFTVFSGNLLPADIYTAQLQAYVKEYLHLPAYRVVHEEFGVIPMTDHQFPRTTGKHIIHIGTAGGQTKASTGYTFLRIQQQTQAIVESLVKTGEPYVSSLAPGRYNIYDSLLLNIMVKNRHSVKDIFTVLFKKNKPGTILKFLDERTTFAEDLKIMSTTPYLPFLKALSDVCWHNKRAVFKSLFNVLFFKKINLFVK from the coding sequence ATGGAAAAATTTGATTTTATTATAGCTGGTGCTGGTTGTGCCGGATTAAGTTTGGCATATCATCTTTCGCAAAGCCCTTTACAGCATAAATCTATTTTACTGATTGATAAGGCACCCAAAACTCAAAATGACCGTACCTGGTGTTTCTGGGAAAACAAGCCTAATCCATTTGAGGATTTAGTATACCGCCAGTGGCCGGTAGTAGATTTCTATGGTACAGATTTTCATGCTACGCTTCCCCTGGAGCCCTATCAATACAAAATGATACGGGGTATTGATTTTTACCAGTATGTGCAGCAACACCTTCAACCTTATACTACTATCAAATTTGTTTACGGAAATATTTTAGCTATTTATGACGAATCAAAGGGTGCAGCCGTAAATGTAGACGGAAAAATCTACGAAGCAGATTTTGTATTCAGTAGTTTGTATAACTGGCAGAACCAGCCGAAAAAAGCCGGAAATCATTACCTCTTACAGCATTTTAAAGGCTGGGAAGTTCAAACTGAAACAGATTTTTTCGATCCGGCAAAAGCCACCCTAATGGATTTTAGGATTGAGCAAGAAAAGGAAACGAGATTTTTTTATGTATTGCCATTAGATAAACGCCGGGCTTTAATTGAGTTTACTGTTTTTTCAGGTAATCTGTTACCTGCCGATATCTATACTGCTCAGCTACAAGCATACGTAAAAGAATATTTACACCTACCAGCTTATAGAGTAGTACACGAAGAGTTTGGAGTAATTCCTATGACTGATCATCAGTTTCCGCGTACTACTGGTAAACACATTATACACATTGGCACGGCCGGCGGACAAACCAAAGCTTCTACCGGTTATACTTTTCTCCGTATTCAGCAGCAAACCCAGGCCATTGTAGAATCTCTTGTCAAAACCGGCGAACCTTATGTGTCTTCTTTAGCGCCGGGTAGATACAATATATACGATAGTTTGCTGCTTAATATTATGGTTAAGAACCGGCATTCAGTTAAAGATATTTTTACAGTGCTGTTCAAAAAAAACAAGCCAGGTACGATTTTAAAGTTTCTCGATGAGCGTACTACCTTTGCAGAAGATTTGAAGATTATGTCTACTACTCCTTACCTCCCTTTCCTTAAGGCACTTTCTGATGTATGCTGGCACAACAAACGGGCTGTGTTCAAAAGCTTATTTAATGTATTGTTTTTTAAGAAGATAAATTTATTTGTAAAATAA
- a CDS encoding isoaspartyl peptidase/L-asparaginase family protein has protein sequence MSRITLVIHGGAGTITRKSMTPEKEKAYKDKLNEALQVGYAVLKKGGSSLDAVEATIRIMEDSPLFNAGKGAVFTNAGKNELDASIMDGKTLKAGAIAGVTTIKNPISTARMVMEKSEHVLMTGKGAEQFAKEKGAEIVDPSYFYTEQRYQQLQKIKQEEKTQLDHSEDKGSLDEEQSIFEGKKFGTVGAVALDQFGNLAAATSTGGMTNKRYGRVGDSPIIGAGTYADNQTCAVSATGHGEYFIRAVVAYDVAALMAYKGLSVKEAADEVVMKKLVKMGGEGGIIALDKNGNIAMPFNSEGMYRGYIKADGTSEVLIYK, from the coding sequence ATGAGTAGAATCACATTAGTCATTCATGGAGGGGCCGGAACCATTACCCGGAAAAGCATGACGCCGGAGAAAGAAAAAGCTTATAAAGATAAGCTGAATGAAGCCCTGCAGGTAGGGTATGCTGTATTAAAAAAAGGGGGAAGTAGTCTGGATGCCGTTGAAGCTACTATTCGGATAATGGAAGATTCCCCATTATTTAACGCTGGGAAAGGGGCTGTTTTCACCAATGCCGGCAAAAATGAACTCGATGCTTCTATTATGGATGGCAAAACCTTAAAAGCCGGTGCAATCGCCGGCGTAACAACCATAAAAAATCCTATTTCTACAGCCAGGATGGTGATGGAAAAATCGGAACATGTGCTCATGACAGGAAAAGGAGCCGAGCAGTTTGCCAAAGAAAAAGGGGCCGAAATCGTAGATCCCTCCTATTTTTATACTGAACAACGCTACCAGCAATTACAAAAAATCAAACAGGAAGAAAAAACCCAGCTCGATCATTCGGAAGATAAAGGAAGTCTGGATGAAGAACAATCTATTTTTGAAGGTAAAAAATTCGGAACAGTGGGTGCAGTTGCCTTAGACCAGTTCGGTAATCTGGCAGCAGCTACCTCCACCGGTGGCATGACAAACAAACGTTATGGCAGGGTGGGCGACTCCCCTATTATTGGTGCCGGAACCTACGCCGATAACCAGACCTGTGCTGTTTCGGCAACTGGGCATGGGGAATATTTTATCAGGGCGGTAGTGGCGTATGATGTAGCAGCTTTAATGGCTTATAAGGGCCTCTCTGTAAAGGAGGCAGCAGACGAAGTAGTAATGAAAAAGCTGGTAAAAATGGGCGGTGAAGGTGGTATTATTGCTTTAGATAAAAATGGTAATATAGCCATGCCATTTAATTCGGAAGGTATGTACCGGGGATATATCAAAGCAGATGGCACCTCTGAAGTATTGATCTATAAATAG
- the rpsU gene encoding 30S ribosomal protein S21: MIIINIKENESIDKALKRFKKKFERTGVLKELRSRTYFEKPSIKRRTEKIKAAYKQTMFMSENS; this comes from the coding sequence ATGATTATTATTAATATTAAAGAGAACGAATCAATAGATAAAGCATTAAAAAGATTCAAAAAGAAATTTGAGCGTACCGGAGTTTTGAAAGAGCTTAGGTCACGTACGTACTTTGAAAAACCCTCTATAAAAAGAAGGACTGAGAAGATAAAAGCTGCCTATAAGCAGACTATGTTTATGTCAGAAAATTCCTAA
- a CDS encoding acyl-CoA dehydrogenase family protein: MQIEVSENQEMIAQTIREFGAKFIQPYVRKWDETQEFPIEIFQKLGELGLMGVLVPEQYGGAGLGYKEYVTAIAELSKIDGAIGLSMAAHNSLCTNHILLFGNEAQKQKYLPKLATAQWIGAWGLTEPNTGSDAGNMRTVAKPDGDYWIINGSKNFITHGKSGNVAVVIARTGEAGDTKGATAFIIEKGTPGFSAGKKEDKLGMRASETTELIFQDCRIHADCMLGKPGEGFIQALKILDGGRISIAALSLGIAQGAFEAAVAYSKERTQFNQPIAQFQGIAFKLADMATEIEAASLLTFRAAEKKDLGLDVRKESAMAKYYASEVAVKVSTEAVQVFGGYGYTKDFPVEKFFRDSKLCTIGEGTSEIQKLVISRSILK; this comes from the coding sequence ATGCAAATTGAAGTGAGTGAGAATCAGGAGATGATTGCACAAACAATACGGGAGTTTGGAGCAAAATTTATACAACCCTATGTGCGGAAGTGGGATGAAACACAAGAGTTTCCTATTGAGATTTTCCAAAAACTGGGTGAACTTGGGTTAATGGGTGTCCTGGTACCAGAGCAATATGGCGGTGCAGGCCTGGGATATAAAGAATATGTGACAGCCATCGCAGAACTTTCTAAAATAGATGGCGCCATTGGTTTGTCTATGGCCGCACATAATTCTTTGTGTACCAATCATATATTATTGTTTGGCAATGAGGCTCAGAAACAAAAATACCTGCCGAAACTAGCTACCGCCCAATGGATTGGTGCATGGGGGTTAACCGAACCCAATACTGGTTCTGATGCTGGTAATATGCGTACGGTGGCCAAACCAGACGGAGATTACTGGATTATCAATGGATCTAAAAACTTCATTACCCACGGTAAATCCGGCAATGTAGCTGTAGTAATTGCACGTACTGGCGAAGCCGGAGATACAAAAGGAGCTACCGCCTTTATTATTGAAAAAGGAACGCCAGGCTTTTCAGCTGGGAAAAAAGAAGATAAATTAGGCATGCGAGCCTCTGAAACGACCGAGCTTATTTTTCAGGATTGCCGGATACATGCTGATTGTATGCTGGGTAAACCTGGAGAAGGTTTCATTCAAGCCTTAAAAATACTGGATGGCGGTCGTATTTCTATTGCGGCCTTAAGTCTGGGAATTGCACAAGGAGCGTTTGAGGCGGCAGTAGCCTATTCCAAAGAACGTACACAGTTTAATCAGCCTATTGCCCAATTCCAGGGTATTGCCTTTAAACTGGCGGATATGGCAACTGAAATTGAAGCGGCCAGTTTACTTACCTTCCGGGCTGCCGAAAAAAAAGACTTGGGGCTGGATGTGCGCAAAGAATCAGCTATGGCCAAATATTATGCCTCAGAAGTAGCCGTAAAAGTATCTACAGAAGCAGTACAGGTATTTGGCGGCTATGGCTATACAAAAGATTTCCCGGTGGAGAAATTTTTCCGTGACTCTAAGCTCTGCACGATTGGCGAAGGCACTTCTGAAATACAAAAACTGGTGATTTCCAGGTCTATACTAAAATAA
- a CDS encoding HPF/RaiA family ribosome-associated protein codes for MKLQMHSIHFDADQKLISFIQKKADKLDTFYGRIIDGEVTLRIRKDETQENKLVELKVRIPGQLLFVSENARTFEEATDLAVDAMSKQLKKKKEKETAHAAVNVLK; via the coding sequence ATGAAACTTCAAATGCACTCTATCCACTTCGATGCTGACCAGAAGCTGATCTCTTTCATCCAGAAAAAAGCTGATAAATTGGATACTTTTTATGGACGAATCATTGATGGAGAAGTAACCTTACGAATTAGAAAAGATGAAACACAGGAAAATAAATTAGTTGAATTAAAAGTGAGAATACCCGGACAGCTTTTATTCGTAAGTGAAAATGCCCGTACATTTGAAGAAGCTACTGATTTGGCAGTAGATGCTATGAGCAAACAACTGAAAAAGAAAAAAGAAAAAGAGACGGCACATGCTGCTGTAAATGTGCTCAAATAA
- the uvsE gene encoding UV DNA damage repair endonuclease UvsE: MKLRHIGYACINLGINETTNHTFRLANLSEEQAAITIAKNIDSLKKILAWNVSQGIKLFRVGSSMIPFASHTSFTLDWQRIFRAELNEIRTFVQDNGLRLSMHPGQYTVLNSFNSKVVSDSVRELEWQAELISILDPQQGLLVLHLGGAYGNKEESVRRFEENFYKYASPLVQQRLTLENDDTTYSVDDVLPVCQRLNIPMIFDLFHHKCLHTAPNWQDGLEEKLEQIVATWKGKVPKMHLSSQKPNTRTSHADYIEQNDFDEMQDWMEKIRPEGEYDLMIEAKLKEKAVQALQFRAVHNG; this comes from the coding sequence ATGAAATTACGTCATATCGGCTATGCATGTATAAATCTGGGTATCAACGAAACCACCAATCATACCTTTAGGCTGGCCAATTTATCTGAGGAACAGGCCGCTATTACCATCGCCAAGAATATTGATAGCCTGAAAAAGATTTTGGCCTGGAATGTAAGCCAGGGGATTAAATTGTTCCGGGTAGGTTCCTCTATGATTCCCTTTGCCTCTCACACTTCATTTACGTTGGACTGGCAGCGCATTTTCAGGGCTGAACTCAATGAAATCCGTACATTTGTACAAGACAATGGATTAAGATTGTCAATGCATCCTGGCCAGTATACCGTACTGAATTCATTCAATTCGAAAGTAGTGTCAGATTCAGTCCGTGAACTGGAGTGGCAAGCTGAGTTGATCTCGATACTAGACCCTCAGCAGGGATTACTTGTATTACACTTAGGGGGTGCCTATGGTAATAAGGAAGAATCGGTCCGACGGTTTGAAGAAAATTTTTATAAATATGCCAGTCCTCTGGTACAACAGAGGTTAACCCTGGAAAATGACGATACCACGTATTCTGTAGATGATGTATTGCCGGTTTGCCAGCGCCTGAACATTCCGATGATATTTGACTTGTTTCATCATAAATGTTTGCATACAGCACCCAACTGGCAAGATGGTTTAGAAGAAAAACTGGAGCAAATAGTGGCTACCTGGAAAGGCAAAGTGCCTAAAATGCATTTATCTTCTCAGAAACCCAATACCCGAACCTCACATGCGGATTATATTGAGCAGAATGATTTTGATGAAATGCAAGACTGGATGGAGAAAATTCGTCCTGAAGGAGAATACGACCTGATGATTGAAGCCAAGCTGAAAGAAAAAGCGGTTCAAGCCTTGCAGTTCCGGGCTGTACACAATGGGTAA
- the metK gene encoding methionine adenosyltransferase, with translation MSYLFTSESVSEGHPDKVADQISDAILDAMLAQDPNSRVACETLVTTGLVVVAGEITTNAYVDIHAVVRKAINEIGYNKAEYQFEANSCGIINTLHSQSADIARGVDEAENKEQGAGDQGMMFGYASKETEEYMPMALAYSHRLVKRLSDIRKKESNVINYLRPDAKSQVTIEYDDNHKPVRVHTIVISTQHDDFVKPKDNTPEANLAADKQMLEKIKQDIIEHVIKKVIPANLLDEKTIYHINPTGKFVIGGPHGDSGLTGRKIIVDTYGGKGAHGGGAFSGKDSSKVDRSAAYAARHIAKNMVAAGVADEMLVQVSYAIGVAKPVSLTINTYGTAKVKLTDGQIAAKVLDIFDMRPKAIVERLGLKNPIFSKTAAYGHMGRDAFSDKVKLELVKIKQNGNGKEEVRKEEQREVEFFTWEKLDYVDKVKAAFGL, from the coding sequence ATGTCATATCTATTCACCTCAGAATCAGTATCCGAAGGTCATCCGGATAAAGTAGCCGACCAAATTTCCGATGCCATTCTCGATGCCATGCTGGCTCAAGATCCTAACTCAAGGGTTGCCTGCGAAACATTAGTTACTACCGGTCTGGTAGTGGTAGCCGGCGAAATTACAACCAATGCCTATGTTGATATTCATGCGGTTGTGAGAAAAGCTATTAATGAAATTGGTTATAATAAAGCTGAATACCAGTTTGAAGCAAACTCTTGCGGAATTATCAATACATTGCACAGCCAGTCTGCAGATATTGCCCGTGGTGTAGATGAGGCCGAAAATAAGGAGCAAGGTGCTGGTGACCAGGGAATGATGTTCGGGTATGCCTCCAAAGAAACCGAAGAATATATGCCGATGGCCCTGGCGTATTCTCACCGCCTGGTAAAACGCCTGTCTGATATCCGCAAAAAGGAAAGCAATGTAATCAATTACCTCCGCCCAGATGCAAAATCTCAGGTTACTATTGAATACGACGATAACCATAAACCAGTTCGGGTACATACCATTGTAATCTCTACCCAGCACGATGATTTTGTAAAGCCGAAAGATAACACGCCTGAAGCTAATCTGGCCGCAGATAAGCAAATGCTGGAAAAAATTAAGCAGGATATTATTGAACACGTCATTAAAAAAGTAATCCCTGCTAACCTGCTCGACGAAAAAACGATCTATCATATCAATCCTACCGGTAAATTTGTAATCGGCGGCCCGCATGGTGATTCTGGCTTAACAGGCCGAAAGATCATTGTAGATACCTACGGTGGAAAAGGTGCGCATGGGGGTGGTGCATTCTCTGGTAAAGATTCTTCTAAAGTAGACAGAAGCGCTGCTTATGCTGCCCGTCATATTGCCAAAAATATGGTAGCCGCCGGTGTGGCTGATGAAATGCTGGTGCAGGTCTCCTATGCGATTGGTGTAGCCAAGCCAGTTTCTCTTACTATAAACACCTACGGAACAGCCAAAGTAAAACTAACTGATGGACAGATTGCTGCGAAAGTGCTGGATATCTTTGATATGCGTCCCAAAGCTATTGTAGAAAGATTAGGTTTGAAAAATCCGATCTTCTCTAAAACTGCTGCTTATGGCCATATGGGAAGAGATGCTTTCAGTGATAAAGTAAAGCTGGAACTGGTGAAAATCAAGCAAAATGGAAATGGTAAAGAGGAAGTGAGAAAAGAAGAGCAGCGCGAAGTAGAATTCTTTACCTGGGAAAAACTCGATTATGTAGATAAAGTAAAAGCTGCATTTGGCTTATAA
- a CDS encoding tyrosine-type recombinase/integrase, with amino-acid sequence MVDSFLQYIQYEKRCSPHTLTSYQTDLLQFTQFLDTVYECKTPEAAIFPMIRSWIVSLVEEKRTPTSVNRKIATLRTFFKFLLRRNIISHDPMLKVKALKVNKALPQFVDEQSLNQLLDTFEFTDDFAGTRDKLVMELLYGSGMRLAEMISLQESDVSTYEQTIKVTGKRNKQRIIPISKRLIDLINTYIQSKKNTFFNNHSSFLIVTDQGETIYPMMVYRIVRKYLDLATTVEKRSPHVLRHTFATHLLNKGADLNAIKDLLGHSSLAATQVYTHNSLEKLKTIFEQAHPKA; translated from the coding sequence ATGGTCGATTCTTTCCTGCAATACATACAGTACGAAAAACGGTGTAGCCCACATACGCTGACTTCTTATCAAACTGATTTACTTCAGTTTACCCAGTTTCTGGATACTGTATATGAATGCAAAACCCCTGAAGCAGCTATTTTCCCAATGATCCGCTCCTGGATCGTAAGTCTGGTAGAAGAAAAGCGCACTCCTACTTCTGTTAACCGCAAAATTGCTACCCTTCGTACTTTTTTTAAATTTCTGCTTCGACGCAATATAATCAGCCATGATCCTATGCTGAAGGTGAAAGCGTTAAAGGTGAACAAAGCACTGCCTCAATTTGTGGATGAACAAAGCTTGAACCAACTGCTGGATACATTCGAGTTTACTGATGATTTTGCCGGCACCAGAGACAAGCTGGTGATGGAATTATTGTATGGCTCTGGTATGAGATTAGCAGAAATGATTTCTTTGCAGGAATCAGACGTAAGTACCTATGAGCAAACTATTAAGGTAACAGGCAAAAGAAATAAGCAAAGAATTATTCCTATCAGTAAGCGGCTTATTGATTTAATTAATACTTATATTCAAAGCAAAAAAAACACTTTTTTTAACAATCATTCTTCATTTTTAATCGTTACAGATCAAGGAGAAACAATTTATCCTATGATGGTATACCGGATTGTACGCAAATACTTGGACCTGGCTACAACCGTAGAAAAGCGAAGCCCTCATGTGCTCCGGCATACATTCGCTACTCATCTGTTAAATAAAGGCGCTGACCTGAATGCCATTAAAGACCTGCTTGGGCATAGCAGTCTGGCGGCTACACAGGTATATACGCACAATTCGCTTGAAAAGCTGAAAACGATTTTCGAGCAGGCACATCCTAAAGCATAA